One window of the Bubalus kerabau isolate K-KA32 ecotype Philippines breed swamp buffalo chromosome 9, PCC_UOA_SB_1v2, whole genome shotgun sequence genome contains the following:
- the MPC1 gene encoding mitochondrial pyruvate carrier 1 isoform X1: protein MKKSPEIISGRMTFALCCYSLTFMRFAYKVQPRNWLLFACHATNEVAQLIQGGRLIRHEMSKKASA, encoded by the exons ATGAAGAAGTCCCCAGAGATTATCAGTGGGCGGATGACATTTG CCCTCTGCTGTTACTCCCTCACGTTCATGAGATTCGCCTACAAGGTGCAGCCTCGGAACTGGCTCCTGTTCGCCTGCCACGCCACCAACGAAGTAGCACAGCTCATCCAGGGAGGACGGCTGATCCGGCACGA GATGTCTAAAAAGGCATCAGCGTAA
- the MPC1 gene encoding mitochondrial pyruvate carrier 1 isoform X2, whose amino-acid sequence MAGALVRKAADYVRSKDFRDYLMSTHFWGPVANWGLPIAAINDMKKSPEIISGRMTFALCCYSLTFMRFAYKVQPRNWLLFACHATNEVAQLIQGGRLIRHEMSKKASA is encoded by the exons ATGGCAGGAGCGCTGGTGCGGAAGGCGGCGGACTATGTCCGGAGCAAGGACTTCCGGGACTACCTCATGAG TACA CACTTCTGGGGCCCAGTAGCCAACTGGGGTCTTCCCATTGCCGCCATCAATGACATGAAGAAGTCCCCAGAGATTATCAGTGGGCGGATGACATTTG CCCTCTGCTGTTACTCCCTCACGTTCATGAGATTCGCCTACAAGGTGCAGCCTCGGAACTGGCTCCTGTTCGCCTGCCACGCCACCAACGAAGTAGCACAGCTCATCCAGGGAGGACGGCTGATCCGGCACGA GATGTCTAAAAAGGCATCAGCGTAA